One window from the genome of Perca flavescens isolate YP-PL-M2 chromosome 17, PFLA_1.0, whole genome shotgun sequence encodes:
- the cfap36 gene encoding cilia- and flagella-associated protein 36 isoform X4, giving the protein MAEDDSEWVVESIVGYLGSPEWVIPVTDFMENKCTVFDDEDENKLSYTEIHQQYKNLVEKLLENYMQDVGINEQQFLDACTSPFAKSKTLQSVFQPVLATDDFQIFRSLMVQKNMELQLQALSVIKERNGALPECLTAGADVMTELQDQEMKILQEVLRKSKEEYDEGIARRLLLEKEVGSTSSSCSDKPVAESREAQNTTSAPSQRSNTAKAKAEGKGDRSHSNGHHAPLVNGNTTTELNLVNSKPAKKQESKTAAPAGGDKKSAAKSSSTSKPTPDCGGNVVESKVLPAVRAPVKSGEPSASLSPGTKEQSSSPTAAEAWLEEAHREAGFSKPYTMDSGRYFSREKETQEIGRAVDSEGAGVIEELSVSQQEQLQQRAAYLRQQRDKLHALKKEQQKPKQVTAPEEAPPTTTTTPEISAEERKKLQKRKHLADKLKEEVIKK; this is encoded by the exons ATGGCTGAGGATGACAGTGAATGGGTTGTAGAGAGCATCGTTGGCTACCTGGGAAGTCCTGAATGGGTCATTCCTGTCACGGATTTCATGGAAAACAAATGCACAG TTTTTGATGACGAAGATGAAAATAAGTTATCATACACAGAGATCCACCAGCAGTATAAGAACTTG GTGGAGAAGCTGTTGGAGAATTACATGCAGGACGTTGGCATCAATGAGCAGCAGTTTCTGGATGCATGCACCTCTCCTTTTGCCAAATCCAAAACACTGCAG tCAGTGTTCCAGCCAGTTCTGGCTACAGATGACTTCCAGATATTTCGCTCACTGATGGTCCAAAAGAACATGGAGCTGCAGCTTCAAGCCCTCAGCGTCATTAAAGAAAGGAACG GGGCCCTCCCAGAGTGCCTGACTGCTGGTGCGGATGTAATGACAGAGTTGCAGGATCAAGAGATGAAAATCCTACAGGAGGTTCTCAG AAAGTCAAAAGAGGAGTATGACGAGGGAATTGCCAGGAGGCTGCTATTAGAGAAAGAGGTTGGCTCCACCTCCAGCAGCTGCTCTGATAAGCCAGTGGCAGAAAGCAGAGAAGCCCAGAATACCACCTCTGCTCCGAGCCAACGAAGCAACACTGCCAAA GCCAAAGCTGAGGGGAAAGGTGACCGCAGCCACAGCAATGGTCACCACGCCCCACTAGTGAACGGAAACACTACCACAGAATTGAATCTG GTCAACAGCAAACCTGCCAAAAAACAAGAGAGCAAGACGGCTGCCCCTGCAGGTGGGGATAAGAAAAGTGCAGCTAAAAGCAGCTCCACGTCTAAACCCACACCAG ATTGTGGCGGTAACGTTGTGGAGTCCAAAGTCCTTCCAGCAGTGAGAGCACCAGTAAAGTCCGGCGAACCCTCCGCCAGCCTCAGTCCTGGTACCAAGGAGCAGAGCAGCAGTCCGACTGCAGCCGAGGCGTGGCTGGAGGAGGCACACAGGGAGGCTGGCTTCTCTAAGCCATATACT ATGGATAGTGGAAGATATTttagcagagagaaagagacgcAGGAGATTGGCAGGGCAGTTGATTCTGAGGGAGCCGGCGTGATTGAG GAGTTGTCAGTgtctcagcaggagcagctccagcagaggGCGGCATATCTGCGTCAGCAGCGAGACAAGCTGCATGCATTGAAAAAAGAACAGCAGAAACCCAAGCAGGTGACCGCACCAGAGGAGgcaccccccaccaccaccaccaccccg GAGATATCTgctgaggagaggaagaagctGCAGAAGAGAAAACATCTGGCTGACAAGCTGAAAGAGGAAGTGATCAAGAAATAA
- the cfap36 gene encoding cilia- and flagella-associated protein 36 isoform X5 yields the protein MAEDDSEWVVESIVGYLGSPEWVIPVTDFMENKCTVFDDEDENKLSYTEIHQQYKNLVEKLLENYMQDVGINEQQFLDACTSPFAKSKTLQSVFQPVLATDDFQIFRSLMVQKNMELQLQALSVIKERNGALPECLTAGADVMTELQDQEMKILQEVLRKSKEEYDEGIARRLLLEKEVGSTSSSCSDKPVAESREAQNTTSAPSQRSNTAKAKAEGKGDRSHSNGHHAPLVNGNTTTELNLVNSKPAKKQESKTAAPAGGDKKSAAKSSSTSKPTPDCGGNVVESKVLPAVRAPVKSGEPSASLSPGTKEQSSSPTAAEAWLEEAHREAGFSKPYTELSVSQQEQLQQRAAYLRQQRDKLHALKKEQQKPKQVTAPEEAPPTTTTTPEISAEERKKLQKRKHLADKLKEEVIKK from the exons ATGGCTGAGGATGACAGTGAATGGGTTGTAGAGAGCATCGTTGGCTACCTGGGAAGTCCTGAATGGGTCATTCCTGTCACGGATTTCATGGAAAACAAATGCACAG TTTTTGATGACGAAGATGAAAATAAGTTATCATACACAGAGATCCACCAGCAGTATAAGAACTTG GTGGAGAAGCTGTTGGAGAATTACATGCAGGACGTTGGCATCAATGAGCAGCAGTTTCTGGATGCATGCACCTCTCCTTTTGCCAAATCCAAAACACTGCAG tCAGTGTTCCAGCCAGTTCTGGCTACAGATGACTTCCAGATATTTCGCTCACTGATGGTCCAAAAGAACATGGAGCTGCAGCTTCAAGCCCTCAGCGTCATTAAAGAAAGGAACG GGGCCCTCCCAGAGTGCCTGACTGCTGGTGCGGATGTAATGACAGAGTTGCAGGATCAAGAGATGAAAATCCTACAGGAGGTTCTCAG AAAGTCAAAAGAGGAGTATGACGAGGGAATTGCCAGGAGGCTGCTATTAGAGAAAGAGGTTGGCTCCACCTCCAGCAGCTGCTCTGATAAGCCAGTGGCAGAAAGCAGAGAAGCCCAGAATACCACCTCTGCTCCGAGCCAACGAAGCAACACTGCCAAA GCCAAAGCTGAGGGGAAAGGTGACCGCAGCCACAGCAATGGTCACCACGCCCCACTAGTGAACGGAAACACTACCACAGAATTGAATCTG GTCAACAGCAAACCTGCCAAAAAACAAGAGAGCAAGACGGCTGCCCCTGCAGGTGGGGATAAGAAAAGTGCAGCTAAAAGCAGCTCCACGTCTAAACCCACACCAG ATTGTGGCGGTAACGTTGTGGAGTCCAAAGTCCTTCCAGCAGTGAGAGCACCAGTAAAGTCCGGCGAACCCTCCGCCAGCCTCAGTCCTGGTACCAAGGAGCAGAGCAGCAGTCCGACTGCAGCCGAGGCGTGGCTGGAGGAGGCACACAGGGAGGCTGGCTTCTCTAAGCCATATACT GAGTTGTCAGTgtctcagcaggagcagctccagcagaggGCGGCATATCTGCGTCAGCAGCGAGACAAGCTGCATGCATTGAAAAAAGAACAGCAGAAACCCAAGCAGGTGACCGCACCAGAGGAGgcaccccccaccaccaccaccaccccg GAGATATCTgctgaggagaggaagaagctGCAGAAGAGAAAACATCTGGCTGACAAGCTGAAAGAGGAAGTGATCAAGAAATAA
- the cfap36 gene encoding cilia- and flagella-associated protein 36 isoform X3: MAEDDSEWVVESIVGYLGSPEWVIPVTDFMENKCTVFDDEDENKLSYTEIHQQYKNLVEKLLENYMQDVGINEQQFLDACTSPFAKSKTLQSVFQPVLATDDFQIFRSLMVQKNMELQLQALSVIKERNGALPECLTAGADVMTELQDQEMKILQEVLRKSKEEYDEGIARRLLLEKEVGSTSSSCSDKPVAESREAQNTTSAPSQRSNTAKVNSKPAKKQESKTAAPAGGDKKSAAKSSSTSKPTPDCGGNVVESKVLPAVRAPVKSGEPSASLSPGTKEQSSSPTAAEAWLEEAHREAGFSKPYTMDSGRYFSREKETQEIGRAVDSEGAGVIEELSVSQQEQLQQRAAYLRQQRDKLHALKKEQQKPKQVTAPEEAPPTTTTTPPGLACQEAVGRSQRNGACTPPPPPVPLPPAPLPPAQQSANSSKQKEISAEERKKLQKRKHLADKLKEEVIKK, from the exons ATGGCTGAGGATGACAGTGAATGGGTTGTAGAGAGCATCGTTGGCTACCTGGGAAGTCCTGAATGGGTCATTCCTGTCACGGATTTCATGGAAAACAAATGCACAG TTTTTGATGACGAAGATGAAAATAAGTTATCATACACAGAGATCCACCAGCAGTATAAGAACTTG GTGGAGAAGCTGTTGGAGAATTACATGCAGGACGTTGGCATCAATGAGCAGCAGTTTCTGGATGCATGCACCTCTCCTTTTGCCAAATCCAAAACACTGCAG tCAGTGTTCCAGCCAGTTCTGGCTACAGATGACTTCCAGATATTTCGCTCACTGATGGTCCAAAAGAACATGGAGCTGCAGCTTCAAGCCCTCAGCGTCATTAAAGAAAGGAACG GGGCCCTCCCAGAGTGCCTGACTGCTGGTGCGGATGTAATGACAGAGTTGCAGGATCAAGAGATGAAAATCCTACAGGAGGTTCTCAG AAAGTCAAAAGAGGAGTATGACGAGGGAATTGCCAGGAGGCTGCTATTAGAGAAAGAGGTTGGCTCCACCTCCAGCAGCTGCTCTGATAAGCCAGTGGCAGAAAGCAGAGAAGCCCAGAATACCACCTCTGCTCCGAGCCAACGAAGCAACACTGCCAAA GTCAACAGCAAACCTGCCAAAAAACAAGAGAGCAAGACGGCTGCCCCTGCAGGTGGGGATAAGAAAAGTGCAGCTAAAAGCAGCTCCACGTCTAAACCCACACCAG ATTGTGGCGGTAACGTTGTGGAGTCCAAAGTCCTTCCAGCAGTGAGAGCACCAGTAAAGTCCGGCGAACCCTCCGCCAGCCTCAGTCCTGGTACCAAGGAGCAGAGCAGCAGTCCGACTGCAGCCGAGGCGTGGCTGGAGGAGGCACACAGGGAGGCTGGCTTCTCTAAGCCATATACT ATGGATAGTGGAAGATATTttagcagagagaaagagacgcAGGAGATTGGCAGGGCAGTTGATTCTGAGGGAGCCGGCGTGATTGAG GAGTTGTCAGTgtctcagcaggagcagctccagcagaggGCGGCATATCTGCGTCAGCAGCGAGACAAGCTGCATGCATTGAAAAAAGAACAGCAGAAACCCAAGCAGGTGACCGCACCAGAGGAGgcaccccccaccaccaccaccaccccg CCTGGCCTGGCTTGTCAAGAGGCAGTGGGGCGGTCCCAGAGGAATGGGGCCTgtacccctcctcctcctcctgttcctcttcctcctgctcctcttcctccagcaCAACAATCTGCTAACTCCTCCAAACAGAAG GAGATATCTgctgaggagaggaagaagctGCAGAAGAGAAAACATCTGGCTGACAAGCTGAAAGAGGAAGTGATCAAGAAATAA
- the cfap36 gene encoding cilia- and flagella-associated protein 36 isoform X2 translates to MAEDDSEWVVESIVGYLGSPEWVIPVTDFMENKCTVFDDEDENKLSYTEIHQQYKNLVEKLLENYMQDVGINEQQFLDACTSPFAKSKTLQSVFQPVLATDDFQIFRSLMVQKNMELQLQALSVIKERNGALPECLTAGADVMTELQDQEMKILQEVLRKSKEEYDEGIARRLLLEKEVGSTSSSCSDKPVAESREAQNTTSAPSQRSNTAKAKAEGKGDRSHSNGHHAPLVNGNTTTELNLVNSKPAKKQESKTAAPAGGDKKSAAKSSSTSKPTPDCGGNVVESKVLPAVRAPVKSGEPSASLSPGTKEQSSSPTAAEAWLEEAHREAGFSKPYTELSVSQQEQLQQRAAYLRQQRDKLHALKKEQQKPKQVTAPEEAPPTTTTTPPGLACQEAVGRSQRNGACTPPPPPVPLPPAPLPPAQQSANSSKQKEISAEERKKLQKRKHLADKLKEEVIKK, encoded by the exons ATGGCTGAGGATGACAGTGAATGGGTTGTAGAGAGCATCGTTGGCTACCTGGGAAGTCCTGAATGGGTCATTCCTGTCACGGATTTCATGGAAAACAAATGCACAG TTTTTGATGACGAAGATGAAAATAAGTTATCATACACAGAGATCCACCAGCAGTATAAGAACTTG GTGGAGAAGCTGTTGGAGAATTACATGCAGGACGTTGGCATCAATGAGCAGCAGTTTCTGGATGCATGCACCTCTCCTTTTGCCAAATCCAAAACACTGCAG tCAGTGTTCCAGCCAGTTCTGGCTACAGATGACTTCCAGATATTTCGCTCACTGATGGTCCAAAAGAACATGGAGCTGCAGCTTCAAGCCCTCAGCGTCATTAAAGAAAGGAACG GGGCCCTCCCAGAGTGCCTGACTGCTGGTGCGGATGTAATGACAGAGTTGCAGGATCAAGAGATGAAAATCCTACAGGAGGTTCTCAG AAAGTCAAAAGAGGAGTATGACGAGGGAATTGCCAGGAGGCTGCTATTAGAGAAAGAGGTTGGCTCCACCTCCAGCAGCTGCTCTGATAAGCCAGTGGCAGAAAGCAGAGAAGCCCAGAATACCACCTCTGCTCCGAGCCAACGAAGCAACACTGCCAAA GCCAAAGCTGAGGGGAAAGGTGACCGCAGCCACAGCAATGGTCACCACGCCCCACTAGTGAACGGAAACACTACCACAGAATTGAATCTG GTCAACAGCAAACCTGCCAAAAAACAAGAGAGCAAGACGGCTGCCCCTGCAGGTGGGGATAAGAAAAGTGCAGCTAAAAGCAGCTCCACGTCTAAACCCACACCAG ATTGTGGCGGTAACGTTGTGGAGTCCAAAGTCCTTCCAGCAGTGAGAGCACCAGTAAAGTCCGGCGAACCCTCCGCCAGCCTCAGTCCTGGTACCAAGGAGCAGAGCAGCAGTCCGACTGCAGCCGAGGCGTGGCTGGAGGAGGCACACAGGGAGGCTGGCTTCTCTAAGCCATATACT GAGTTGTCAGTgtctcagcaggagcagctccagcagaggGCGGCATATCTGCGTCAGCAGCGAGACAAGCTGCATGCATTGAAAAAAGAACAGCAGAAACCCAAGCAGGTGACCGCACCAGAGGAGgcaccccccaccaccaccaccaccccg CCTGGCCTGGCTTGTCAAGAGGCAGTGGGGCGGTCCCAGAGGAATGGGGCCTgtacccctcctcctcctcctgttcctcttcctcctgctcctcttcctccagcaCAACAATCTGCTAACTCCTCCAAACAGAAG GAGATATCTgctgaggagaggaagaagctGCAGAAGAGAAAACATCTGGCTGACAAGCTGAAAGAGGAAGTGATCAAGAAATAA
- the cfap36 gene encoding cilia- and flagella-associated protein 36 isoform X1, protein MAEDDSEWVVESIVGYLGSPEWVIPVTDFMENKCTVFDDEDENKLSYTEIHQQYKNLVEKLLENYMQDVGINEQQFLDACTSPFAKSKTLQSVFQPVLATDDFQIFRSLMVQKNMELQLQALSVIKERNGALPECLTAGADVMTELQDQEMKILQEVLRKSKEEYDEGIARRLLLEKEVGSTSSSCSDKPVAESREAQNTTSAPSQRSNTAKAKAEGKGDRSHSNGHHAPLVNGNTTTELNLVNSKPAKKQESKTAAPAGGDKKSAAKSSSTSKPTPDCGGNVVESKVLPAVRAPVKSGEPSASLSPGTKEQSSSPTAAEAWLEEAHREAGFSKPYTMDSGRYFSREKETQEIGRAVDSEGAGVIEELSVSQQEQLQQRAAYLRQQRDKLHALKKEQQKPKQVTAPEEAPPTTTTTPPGLACQEAVGRSQRNGACTPPPPPVPLPPAPLPPAQQSANSSKQKEISAEERKKLQKRKHLADKLKEEVIKK, encoded by the exons ATGGCTGAGGATGACAGTGAATGGGTTGTAGAGAGCATCGTTGGCTACCTGGGAAGTCCTGAATGGGTCATTCCTGTCACGGATTTCATGGAAAACAAATGCACAG TTTTTGATGACGAAGATGAAAATAAGTTATCATACACAGAGATCCACCAGCAGTATAAGAACTTG GTGGAGAAGCTGTTGGAGAATTACATGCAGGACGTTGGCATCAATGAGCAGCAGTTTCTGGATGCATGCACCTCTCCTTTTGCCAAATCCAAAACACTGCAG tCAGTGTTCCAGCCAGTTCTGGCTACAGATGACTTCCAGATATTTCGCTCACTGATGGTCCAAAAGAACATGGAGCTGCAGCTTCAAGCCCTCAGCGTCATTAAAGAAAGGAACG GGGCCCTCCCAGAGTGCCTGACTGCTGGTGCGGATGTAATGACAGAGTTGCAGGATCAAGAGATGAAAATCCTACAGGAGGTTCTCAG AAAGTCAAAAGAGGAGTATGACGAGGGAATTGCCAGGAGGCTGCTATTAGAGAAAGAGGTTGGCTCCACCTCCAGCAGCTGCTCTGATAAGCCAGTGGCAGAAAGCAGAGAAGCCCAGAATACCACCTCTGCTCCGAGCCAACGAAGCAACACTGCCAAA GCCAAAGCTGAGGGGAAAGGTGACCGCAGCCACAGCAATGGTCACCACGCCCCACTAGTGAACGGAAACACTACCACAGAATTGAATCTG GTCAACAGCAAACCTGCCAAAAAACAAGAGAGCAAGACGGCTGCCCCTGCAGGTGGGGATAAGAAAAGTGCAGCTAAAAGCAGCTCCACGTCTAAACCCACACCAG ATTGTGGCGGTAACGTTGTGGAGTCCAAAGTCCTTCCAGCAGTGAGAGCACCAGTAAAGTCCGGCGAACCCTCCGCCAGCCTCAGTCCTGGTACCAAGGAGCAGAGCAGCAGTCCGACTGCAGCCGAGGCGTGGCTGGAGGAGGCACACAGGGAGGCTGGCTTCTCTAAGCCATATACT ATGGATAGTGGAAGATATTttagcagagagaaagagacgcAGGAGATTGGCAGGGCAGTTGATTCTGAGGGAGCCGGCGTGATTGAG GAGTTGTCAGTgtctcagcaggagcagctccagcagaggGCGGCATATCTGCGTCAGCAGCGAGACAAGCTGCATGCATTGAAAAAAGAACAGCAGAAACCCAAGCAGGTGACCGCACCAGAGGAGgcaccccccaccaccaccaccaccccg CCTGGCCTGGCTTGTCAAGAGGCAGTGGGGCGGTCCCAGAGGAATGGGGCCTgtacccctcctcctcctcctgttcctcttcctcctgctcctcttcctccagcaCAACAATCTGCTAACTCCTCCAAACAGAAG GAGATATCTgctgaggagaggaagaagctGCAGAAGAGAAAACATCTGGCTGACAAGCTGAAAGAGGAAGTGATCAAGAAATAA